In a genomic window of Streptomyces sp. SJL17-4:
- a CDS encoding LLM class F420-dependent oxidoreductase, producing the protein MVVYGMQLPVQSQSAIYAEPWEADSGPADLLAVARAAEDHGFDYLASCDHVAIPRRLAEAMSTVWYDPVATLSFLAAATERVRLLSHVAVVGLRHPLVTAKAYATLDHLSGGRLVLGVGAGHVQEEFEVLGVDFARRGAVLDETMDALRAALGPEEYPEHLGERFAFKDLGQLPRPAQERVPLWVGGSSPAAVRRAALKGDGWLPQGDPRERLAVQIQKLLRLRADAGIAEPITVGAIPEPLYVGSPAWNVGRRTLSGPPEELAASLRAYGEMGVHQIQVRFRSRSRTELIDQMAAFGTEVAPHL; encoded by the coding sequence ATGGTCGTCTACGGAATGCAGCTGCCGGTCCAGTCGCAGAGCGCGATCTACGCCGAGCCCTGGGAGGCGGACTCCGGGCCCGCCGATCTGCTCGCCGTCGCCCGCGCCGCCGAGGACCACGGGTTCGACTACCTCGCGAGCTGTGACCACGTCGCCATCCCGCGCCGGCTCGCCGAGGCCATGAGCACCGTCTGGTACGACCCGGTCGCCACGCTCTCCTTCCTCGCCGCCGCCACCGAACGCGTCCGGCTGCTCTCGCACGTCGCCGTCGTCGGGCTGCGCCATCCGCTCGTCACCGCCAAGGCGTACGCGACGCTCGACCACCTCTCCGGCGGCCGGCTGGTCCTCGGGGTCGGCGCCGGGCACGTACAGGAGGAGTTCGAGGTGCTCGGCGTGGACTTCGCGCGCCGGGGTGCCGTGCTCGACGAGACCATGGACGCGCTGCGGGCCGCGCTCGGCCCCGAGGAGTACCCGGAGCACCTGGGGGAGCGGTTCGCCTTCAAGGACCTCGGGCAGCTGCCCCGGCCCGCGCAGGAGCGCGTCCCGCTCTGGGTCGGCGGCTCCTCCCCGGCCGCCGTGCGCCGCGCCGCGCTCAAGGGCGACGGCTGGCTCCCGCAGGGTGACCCGCGCGAGCGGCTGGCCGTACAGATCCAGAAGCTGCTGCGGCTCCGCGCCGACGCCGGGATCGCGGAGCCGATCACCGTCGGCGCGATCCCCGAGCCGCTGTACGTCGGCAGCCCCGCCTGGAACGTCGGCCGCCGCACCCTGAGCGGGCCGCCGGAGGAGCTCGCCGCCTCCCTGCGCGCGTACGGGGAGATGGGCGTGCACCAGATCCAGGTCCGGTTCCGCTCCCGGAGCCGTACCGAACTCATCGACCAGATGGCGGCCTTCGGCACGGAGGTCGCCCCCCACCTCTAG
- a CDS encoding glucose 1-dehydrogenase, with translation MGTLDGRVVLVTGAARGQGEQEARLFAAEGARVVLADVLDDAVGALAKELGEERALPVHLDVTSEDDWATAVTLAKERFGKIDGLVNNAGILRFNELLSTPLEEFQAIVSVNQTGCFLGIRTVAPEIAAAGGGTIVNTASYTGLTGMAGVGAYAASKHAVLGLTRVAALELAAQGIRVNAVCPGAIDTAMSNPEGVDPAATAELYRSLVPLGRIGRPDEVAALALFLTGEDSAYITGQPFVIDGGWLAGVSLF, from the coding sequence ATGGGCACACTCGACGGGCGGGTCGTCCTCGTCACCGGCGCGGCGCGCGGACAGGGCGAGCAGGAGGCCCGGCTGTTCGCCGCGGAGGGGGCCAGGGTCGTCCTCGCGGACGTCCTCGACGACGCCGTCGGCGCGCTGGCCAAGGAGCTGGGGGAGGAGCGGGCCCTCCCCGTCCATCTGGACGTGACCAGCGAGGACGACTGGGCCACGGCCGTGACCCTCGCCAAGGAGCGGTTCGGGAAGATCGACGGGCTGGTCAACAACGCCGGCATCCTCCGCTTCAACGAGCTGCTCTCCACCCCTCTTGAAGAGTTCCAGGCGATCGTCTCCGTCAACCAGACCGGCTGCTTCCTCGGCATCCGTACCGTCGCGCCCGAGATCGCGGCGGCCGGCGGCGGGACGATCGTCAACACGGCCTCGTACACGGGCCTGACGGGGATGGCCGGAGTCGGCGCCTACGCCGCTTCCAAGCACGCCGTCCTCGGGCTGACCCGGGTGGCCGCCCTGGAGCTGGCCGCGCAGGGGATACGGGTGAACGCCGTCTGCCCGGGCGCCATCGACACCGCCATGAGCAACCCGGAGGGCGTGGACCCGGCCGCCACGGCCGAGCTGTACCGCTCGCTCGTGCCGCTCGGGCGGATCGGGCGGCCGGACGAGGTGGCGGCCCTCGCGCTGTTCCTGACCGGGGAGGACTCGGCGTACATCACGGGGCAGCCGTTCGTGATCGACGGCGGCTGGCTGGCGGGAGTCAGTCTGTTCTGA
- a CDS encoding LLM class flavin-dependent oxidoreductase translates to MEFGIFVQGYVGKRAETDPEAEHKALMEETEYVIQADRSGFKYAWASEHHFLEEYSHLSANDVYLGYLAHATDRIHLGSGIFNPLAPVNHPVKVAEKVAMLDHLSGGRFEFGSGRGAGSHEILGFMPGITDMNHTKELWEETIAEFPKMWLQDEYVGFQGKHWSLPPRKVLPKPYGKSHPAMWYAAGSPSSYAMAGKKGLGVLGFSVQKVSDMEWVVESYKTAIKEARAIGDFVNDNVMVTSTAICAETHEKAVEIAVGGGLNYLQSLLFRYHDTFPRPEGIPEWPELLPEYSAEIIELLIQEELMICGDPSEVLAQCKRWEQAGADQLSFGLPIGISYEDTMNSIKLIGEHVIPKIDTDPVHRTTRFRQSASS, encoded by the coding sequence TTGGAATTCGGGATCTTCGTACAGGGATACGTCGGCAAGCGCGCCGAGACCGATCCCGAAGCCGAACACAAGGCCCTCATGGAGGAGACCGAGTACGTCATCCAGGCGGACAGGTCCGGCTTCAAGTACGCCTGGGCCTCGGAGCACCACTTCCTGGAGGAGTACTCGCACCTCTCCGCCAACGACGTCTACCTGGGCTACCTCGCCCACGCCACCGACCGGATCCACCTCGGCTCCGGCATCTTCAACCCCCTCGCCCCCGTCAACCACCCGGTGAAGGTCGCCGAGAAGGTCGCCATGCTCGACCATCTCTCCGGCGGACGCTTCGAGTTCGGCTCCGGCCGGGGCGCGGGCTCCCACGAGATCCTCGGGTTCATGCCGGGCATCACCGACATGAACCACACGAAGGAGCTGTGGGAGGAGACGATCGCCGAGTTCCCCAAGATGTGGCTCCAGGACGAGTACGTCGGCTTCCAGGGCAAGCACTGGTCGCTGCCGCCCCGCAAGGTCCTCCCGAAGCCGTACGGAAAGTCCCACCCCGCCATGTGGTACGCCGCCGGGTCCCCGTCCTCGTACGCCATGGCCGGCAAGAAGGGCCTCGGCGTCCTCGGCTTCAGCGTGCAGAAGGTCTCCGACATGGAGTGGGTCGTCGAGTCCTACAAGACCGCGATCAAGGAGGCCAGGGCGATCGGCGACTTCGTCAACGACAACGTCATGGTGACCTCGACCGCGATCTGCGCCGAGACCCACGAGAAGGCGGTCGAGATCGCGGTGGGCGGCGGCCTCAACTACCTCCAGTCGCTGCTCTTCCGCTACCACGACACCTTCCCGCGGCCGGAGGGCATCCCGGAGTGGCCGGAGCTCCTGCCCGAGTACTCGGCCGAGATCATCGAACTCCTCATCCAGGAGGAGCTGATGATCTGCGGCGATCCGAGCGAGGTGCTCGCCCAGTGCAAGCGCTGGGAGCAGGCGGGCGCGGACCAGCTGTCCTTCGGGCTGCCGATCGGGATCTCGTACGAGGACACGATGAACTCGATCAAGCTGATCGGCGAGCACGTGATCCCGAAGATCGACACGGACCCGGTCCACCGCACGACCCGCTTCCGCCAGTCCGCGTCCTCCTGA
- a CDS encoding D-aminoacylase, translating into MLDHLIKGATVVDGTGAPAHVADVGIRDGRIAVVAEPGTVREEARTTEDATGLVLTPGFVDPHTHYDAQLFWDPYATPSMNHGVTTVAGGNCGFTLAPLHPDRPEDADYTRRMMSKVEGMALKALEEGVDWSWSSFAEYLDALDGRIAVNAGFMVGHCALRRYVMGADAVGGQPTPEQLAQMVALLKEAMEAGAWGLSTTQSSTHSDGDGAPVASRHASPEELIALSAAVGEHEGTQLEAILAGCLDQFSDDEIELFVEMTAAAGRPLNWNVLTIDAAVPERVPRQLTASERARKSGGRIVALTMPILTPMNMSLGTFCALNLIPGWGEILALPVPERIAKLRDPDVRAEMLRRADSREAGVFRRLAHFGRYVIGDTYSRENEGLTGRVVGDIAAERGQDPFQCLVEICANDELRTILWPMPSDNDPASWALRRETWDHEDVLLGGSDAGAHLDRMCGAPYTTRFLGDCLRGRKLVPLERAVRMLSDDPARLFGLRERGRIAEGFHADLVLFDPERIDAGPATLVHDLPGDSPRLDSRAVGIVSVRVNGVETVRDDEVTGAVPGKVLRSGRDTRTVATR; encoded by the coding sequence ATGCTCGATCACCTGATCAAGGGCGCCACCGTCGTGGACGGCACCGGCGCCCCCGCCCACGTCGCCGACGTCGGCATCCGCGACGGGCGGATCGCCGTGGTCGCCGAGCCCGGCACCGTACGCGAGGAGGCCCGTACGACCGAGGACGCCACCGGTCTCGTCCTCACGCCCGGCTTCGTCGACCCGCACACCCACTACGACGCCCAGCTGTTCTGGGACCCGTACGCCACCCCCTCCATGAACCACGGCGTCACCACCGTCGCCGGCGGCAACTGCGGCTTCACCCTCGCCCCGCTCCACCCGGACCGGCCCGAGGACGCCGACTACACCCGCCGCATGATGTCCAAGGTCGAGGGGATGGCCCTCAAGGCCCTGGAGGAGGGCGTCGACTGGTCCTGGTCGTCGTTCGCCGAGTACCTCGACGCCCTCGACGGCCGGATCGCCGTCAACGCCGGTTTCATGGTGGGCCACTGCGCCCTGCGCCGGTACGTGATGGGCGCCGACGCCGTCGGCGGGCAGCCCACCCCCGAGCAGCTCGCGCAGATGGTCGCCCTTCTCAAGGAGGCCATGGAGGCCGGTGCCTGGGGGCTCTCCACCACCCAGTCGTCCACCCACTCCGACGGCGACGGCGCCCCCGTCGCCTCCCGGCACGCGAGCCCCGAGGAGCTGATCGCCCTCTCCGCGGCGGTCGGCGAGCACGAGGGCACCCAGCTGGAGGCGATCCTCGCGGGCTGCCTCGACCAGTTCTCCGACGACGAGATCGAGCTGTTCGTCGAGATGACCGCGGCCGCGGGACGTCCCCTCAACTGGAACGTCCTCACCATCGACGCCGCCGTCCCCGAACGCGTCCCGCGCCAGCTCACCGCCTCCGAGCGGGCCCGGAAGTCCGGCGGCCGGATCGTCGCCCTCACCATGCCGATCCTGACCCCGATGAACATGTCGCTCGGCACGTTCTGCGCGCTCAACCTCATCCCCGGCTGGGGCGAGATCCTCGCCCTCCCCGTTCCCGAGCGGATCGCGAAGCTCCGCGACCCGGACGTACGGGCCGAGATGCTGCGGCGCGCCGACTCCAGGGAGGCCGGGGTCTTCCGGCGCCTCGCCCACTTCGGGCGGTACGTCATCGGGGACACGTACAGCCGCGAGAACGAGGGGCTCACCGGGCGCGTCGTCGGCGACATCGCCGCCGAGCGCGGCCAGGACCCCTTCCAGTGCCTCGTCGAGATCTGCGCCAACGACGAGCTCCGGACGATCCTGTGGCCGATGCCCAGCGACAACGACCCGGCCTCCTGGGCGCTGCGCCGCGAGACCTGGGACCACGAGGACGTGCTGCTCGGCGGCTCCGACGCGGGCGCCCACCTGGACCGGATGTGCGGAGCGCCGTACACGACCCGGTTCCTCGGCGACTGCCTGCGCGGGCGGAAGCTCGTGCCGCTTGAGCGGGCGGTTCGGATGCTGTCCGACGACCCGGCCCGGCTCTTCGGGCTCCGCGAGCGGGGCCGGATCGCCGAGGGCTTCCACGCCGACCTGGTCCTCTTCGACCCGGAGCGGATCGACGCGGGCCCGGCGACCCTCGTGCACGACCTGCCGGGAGACAGCCCGCGGCTGGACTCGCGGGCGGTCGGGATCGTGTCGGTCCGGGTCAACGGCGTGGAGACGGTACGGGACGACGAGGTGACCGGCGCGGTCCCGGGGAAGGTGCTGCGCTCCGGCCGTGACACGAGGACGGTGGCGACCAGGTGA
- a CDS encoding aldehyde dehydrogenase family protein, with protein MNQQLFIGGEWVEPDGGHYEVIDPATEEVVGLAPEASRAQVYEAAAAAREAFVSWSRTRPEERAAILDRAADLMARDAEANTLLARAETGATTGTARGMQVAVGSARFRRYARGAMEPVEQALPPQINEAGPMGKAGVFGAVAVRRPVGVVTCITSYNNPWANPAGKVAPALAMGNTVLVKPAPQDPLSVYAMTRALAEAGVPPGVVNVVTGSSVEAGRAAVDSPDVDMVSFTGSTAVGQAIGEVCGRALKRQLMELGGKGAALVFDDADLDSAVMGIGTTFSFYSGQICTAPTRVLAQRGIYERLIEKLTGYLAFMKVGDPAEQGTIVGPVISAAHRDRVESYVELGRKEGARVVVGGERPDLPKGFYVAPTLLADCTNEMRVVREEIFGPVVVVVPFDDEEEGIALANDSDYGLLDYVWSGDVARAFRIAARLRAGGVGVNTIGRNMEAPFGGFKRSGVGRDVGSYALHAYSELQAVVWPG; from the coding sequence GTGAACCAGCAGCTCTTCATCGGCGGCGAGTGGGTCGAGCCCGACGGCGGTCACTACGAGGTGATCGACCCGGCCACCGAGGAAGTCGTCGGCCTCGCCCCGGAGGCCTCCCGCGCCCAGGTGTACGAGGCGGCCGCCGCGGCCCGCGAGGCCTTCGTCTCCTGGTCCCGGACGAGACCCGAGGAGCGGGCGGCGATCCTCGACCGGGCCGCCGACCTGATGGCCAGGGACGCCGAGGCGAACACCCTCCTCGCCCGCGCCGAGACCGGTGCCACCACCGGCACCGCGCGCGGCATGCAGGTCGCCGTCGGCTCCGCCCGCTTCCGGCGGTACGCGCGGGGAGCCATGGAACCGGTCGAGCAGGCGCTGCCCCCGCAGATCAACGAAGCCGGCCCGATGGGGAAGGCCGGGGTGTTCGGCGCGGTGGCGGTGCGTCGCCCGGTCGGGGTCGTCACCTGCATCACCTCGTACAACAACCCCTGGGCCAACCCGGCCGGCAAGGTCGCCCCCGCGCTCGCGATGGGCAACACGGTCCTGGTGAAGCCCGCCCCGCAGGACCCGCTCTCCGTGTACGCGATGACCCGCGCCCTGGCGGAGGCCGGCGTCCCGCCGGGCGTCGTCAACGTGGTCACCGGCTCCTCGGTGGAGGCCGGACGGGCGGCCGTGGACTCCCCGGACGTCGACATGGTGTCGTTCACCGGTTCCACGGCGGTCGGGCAGGCGATCGGCGAGGTCTGCGGCCGCGCGCTCAAGCGGCAGCTGATGGAGCTGGGCGGCAAGGGCGCCGCGCTCGTCTTCGACGACGCGGACCTGGACTCGGCGGTGATGGGGATCGGGACGACGTTCTCGTTCTACAGCGGACAGATCTGTACGGCCCCGACCCGGGTGCTCGCCCAGCGCGGGATCTACGAGCGGCTGATCGAGAAGCTCACCGGCTATCTGGCCTTCATGAAGGTGGGGGACCCGGCGGAGCAGGGCACGATCGTCGGCCCGGTGATCTCGGCGGCCCACCGCGACCGGGTGGAGTCGTACGTGGAGCTCGGCCGGAAGGAAGGGGCGCGGGTCGTCGTCGGCGGCGAGCGGCCGGACCTCCCGAAGGGCTTCTACGTGGCGCCGACGCTGCTCGCCGACTGCACCAACGAGATGCGGGTGGTGCGGGAGGAGATCTTCGGGCCGGTCGTCGTGGTGGTCCCCTTCGACGACGAGGAGGAGGGGATCGCGCTCGCCAACGACAGCGACTACGGCCTTCTCGACTACGTGTGGTCGGGCGACGTGGCCCGCGCCTTCCGGATCGCGGCCCGGCTGCGGGCCGGCGGGGTGGGCGTGAACACGATCGGACGGAACATGGAGGCGCCGTTCGGCGGATTCAAGCGGAGCGGGGTCGGACGGGACGTCGGCTCGTACGCGCTGCACGCGTACAGCGAGCTGCAGGCCGTTGTCTGGCCGGGGTGA
- a CDS encoding APC family permease: MTQVDARPQAGDTVRGVNAPGDANGVRKKGLGGNSVGLMGSAVIGISTVAPVYCLTSTLGSTAGEVGLQMPAIFLAGFLPMLLVAFAYRELNKVMPDCGTSFTWTVKAFGPKIGWMCGWGLVIATIIVLSNLAGVATSYFWLLAGEISGSESIAALDDNKAVHILTCLTLIAVATAISYRGMTATKGVQYALVGLQLVVLVVFVAMALSKAGEFETSVSFSWSWMNPFAVQSFAAFTAGLSLSIFMYWGWDACMATNEETTGSAKTPGRAALIAMVVLVASYLATGIAAQMVVGSGEEGLGLANPETSDNVFAALAGPVMGPTLGILLFVAVLASAAASLQTTFIPVARTVLAMSTYEALPKSFTKVHPVFKTPGKATIVAGVATGVFYTVMTLLSENVLVDTIYALGLMICFYYALTAFACVWYFRGELFRSGRDFAYKGLMPLLGGLMLTAVFGKTLYDMWDPAYGSGSAVLGVGSVFVIGVGLLLIGVVIMLVMQRRSPAFFRGEVLTKETPSLVVAD; encoded by the coding sequence ATGACTCAGGTGGATGCACGGCCCCAGGCCGGAGACACGGTAAGGGGCGTCAACGCCCCCGGCGACGCGAACGGCGTGCGCAAGAAGGGCCTCGGCGGGAACTCCGTCGGGCTGATGGGCAGTGCCGTCATCGGCATCTCGACCGTCGCCCCCGTCTACTGCCTGACCTCGACGCTCGGCTCCACGGCCGGCGAGGTCGGCCTGCAGATGCCCGCGATCTTCCTCGCGGGATTCCTCCCGATGCTCCTCGTCGCCTTCGCGTACCGGGAACTCAACAAGGTCATGCCGGACTGCGGCACCTCCTTCACGTGGACCGTGAAGGCCTTCGGCCCCAAGATCGGCTGGATGTGCGGCTGGGGCCTCGTCATCGCGACGATCATCGTCCTCTCCAACCTGGCGGGCGTCGCGACCTCCTACTTCTGGCTCCTCGCGGGCGAGATCAGCGGCAGCGAATCCATCGCCGCCCTGGACGACAACAAGGCCGTCCACATCCTCACCTGTCTCACGCTCATCGCCGTCGCCACGGCCATCAGCTACCGCGGCATGACCGCCACCAAGGGCGTCCAGTACGCCCTCGTCGGCCTCCAGCTCGTCGTCCTCGTCGTCTTCGTGGCGATGGCGCTGTCGAAGGCCGGCGAATTCGAGACCTCGGTCTCCTTCTCCTGGTCCTGGATGAACCCCTTCGCGGTCCAGTCCTTCGCCGCCTTCACCGCCGGCCTCTCGCTCTCGATCTTCATGTACTGGGGCTGGGACGCCTGCATGGCGACCAACGAGGAGACCACCGGCAGCGCCAAGACCCCCGGCCGCGCCGCGCTCATCGCGATGGTCGTCCTGGTCGCCTCCTACCTGGCCACCGGCATCGCCGCCCAGATGGTCGTCGGCTCCGGCGAGGAGGGCCTCGGCCTCGCCAACCCGGAGACCTCCGACAACGTCTTCGCCGCCCTCGCCGGCCCGGTCATGGGCCCCACGCTCGGCATCCTGCTCTTCGTCGCGGTCCTCGCCTCGGCGGCCGCCAGCCTCCAGACCACGTTCATCCCGGTCGCCCGCACGGTGCTCGCGATGTCCACGTACGAGGCCCTGCCGAAGTCCTTCACCAAGGTCCACCCGGTCTTCAAGACCCCCGGCAAGGCGACGATCGTCGCCGGTGTCGCCACCGGCGTCTTCTACACCGTGATGACCCTGCTCAGCGAGAACGTCCTGGTCGACACCATCTACGCGCTCGGCCTGATGATCTGCTTCTACTACGCGCTCACGGCCTTCGCCTGCGTCTGGTACTTCCGCGGCGAGCTCTTCCGCTCCGGCCGGGACTTCGCCTACAAGGGCCTGATGCCACTGCTCGGCGGACTGATGCTGACGGCCGTCTTCGGCAAGACGCTGTACGACATGTGGGACCCGGCCTACGGCTCCGGCTCCGCGGTCCTCGGTGTCGGCTCGGTCTTCGTGATCGGCGTCGGGCTGCTGCTCATCGGCGTGGTGATCATGCTGGTCATGCAGCGCCGGAGCCCCGCCTTCTTCCGGGGCGAGGTGCTGACGAAGGAGACGCCCTCGCTGGTGGTGGCCGACTGA
- a CDS encoding GNAT family N-acetyltransferase, translated as MYGETNWSLRPGRAEDIEAMAELRAVVMRDDLERLGRYDEHRVRQRLRDGFSTAYTSVVEVDGAFAGCVTLRPREEEAGFYLEHLYLDPEVQGRGLGTAVLRELLAQADEAELPVRLQVLQGSAARRLYEREGFTCEYEDPVDVLLVREPRAAAADGVPTPPR; from the coding sequence ATGTATGGGGAGACGAACTGGTCGCTGCGCCCCGGGCGGGCGGAGGACATCGAGGCGATGGCCGAGCTGCGGGCGGTCGTCATGCGGGACGACCTGGAGCGGCTCGGGCGCTACGACGAGCACCGGGTGCGGCAGCGGCTGCGGGACGGCTTCTCGACCGCGTACACCTCGGTCGTCGAGGTGGACGGCGCGTTCGCGGGCTGCGTCACGCTGCGGCCGCGCGAGGAGGAGGCGGGGTTCTACCTGGAGCACCTGTACCTGGACCCCGAGGTCCAGGGGAGGGGCCTCGGGACGGCGGTGCTGCGGGAGCTCCTCGCACAGGCGGACGAGGCGGAGCTCCCGGTCCGGCTCCAGGTGCTCCAGGGCAGCGCCGCCCGCCGCCTCTACGAGCGCGAGGGCTTCACCTGCGAGTACGAGGACCCGGTGGACGTGCTGCTCGTGCGCGAGCCACGGGCCGCCGCCGCGGACGGCGTCCCTACGCCTCCGCGATGA
- a CDS encoding GNAT family N-acetyltransferase, protein MLKRIETYYDAVPRSAARAEEFGPLTLFVREGAGWPYYARPALGYDGEVTVADVDRVRARQRELGVPEAFEWVAETTPGLRAAVEASGLAVHEHPLMVLEGEGLPVARPEDVTVRMVGARDPFLASAVAAPYAAFGAEPAPDAVTGVADRITAGLTHLSAALDATGTVLSAGQHQPVGAVSEVVGVGTVPAARRRGLGLAVTAALVADARSRGVELVFLSASDADVARLYGRLGFRTVATALIAEA, encoded by the coding sequence GTGCTGAAGCGAATCGAGACGTACTACGACGCCGTTCCCCGTTCCGCCGCCCGCGCCGAGGAGTTCGGGCCGCTGACCCTGTTCGTACGGGAGGGGGCGGGCTGGCCGTACTACGCGCGGCCCGCGCTCGGGTACGACGGGGAGGTGACGGTCGCCGACGTGGACCGGGTCCGGGCCCGGCAGCGGGAGCTGGGGGTGCCCGAGGCGTTCGAGTGGGTGGCGGAGACGACGCCGGGGCTGCGGGCGGCCGTGGAGGCGAGCGGGCTCGCCGTGCACGAGCATCCGCTGATGGTCCTGGAGGGCGAGGGTCTCCCGGTGGCGCGGCCCGAGGACGTCACCGTACGGATGGTCGGCGCCCGCGATCCGTTCCTGGCGAGCGCGGTCGCCGCGCCGTACGCGGCCTTCGGCGCCGAGCCCGCCCCGGACGCGGTCACCGGCGTCGCCGACCGGATCACGGCGGGTCTCACCCATCTCTCGGCCGCCCTGGACGCCACCGGGACCGTGCTCTCGGCCGGGCAGCACCAGCCCGTCGGGGCCGTCTCCGAGGTCGTCGGCGTCGGCACCGTCCCGGCGGCCCGGCGCAGGGGCCTCGGGCTCGCGGTGACGGCGGCCCTGGTGGCCGACGCCCGGTCACGCGGCGTGGAGCTGGTGTTCCTGTCGGCGTCGGACGCGGACGTGGCCCGGCTCTACGGGCGGCTCGGTTTCCGTACGGTCGCCACCGCGCTCATCGCGGAGGCGTAG
- a CDS encoding CehA/McbA family metallohydrolase: MSEPSRRVLLATGITTGIASALTLSGVSFAHAEDGERTETVTGTLPPGSPDYVYLPVELPRGVRELHVAYSYERPAVPAGTQGNALDIGLFDQRGTALGGNGFRGWSGGARKEFFVRTDEATPGYVAGPLKAGTWYVVLAPYTVAPQGLPYSVTITLRFGAAPPAPRPVYPPERAAGRGRAWYRGDCHLHTVYSDGRRTPAEVAALARAAGLDFLTATEHNTHGGHGAWAGLAGDDLLILLGEEVTTRNGHVLAIGTDPGTFVDWRYRARENRFGHFAREIRRSGGLVVPAHPHATCIGCMWKFGFGEADAVEVWNGPFTPDDEVSLAGWDAALAEGRWTPAMGNSDAHRDPERVGTPQTVVLADDLSRKAILAGLRAGRSYVAESSAVSLDFSVTDGRGRTAGIGERLRVPDDEPVTVRLKVTGAPEGGTIRFVTDQGVLHTKPAAEGFAEWSTTAAYATYVRAEVRHPAALPPLPGALVAFTNPVFLEAR; this comes from the coding sequence ATGAGCGAACCGAGCAGACGTGTACTCCTCGCGACAGGCATCACGACAGGCATCGCTTCCGCCCTGACGCTGAGCGGTGTGAGCTTCGCCCACGCCGAGGACGGCGAACGGACGGAGACCGTGACCGGCACCCTGCCGCCCGGCTCCCCCGACTACGTGTACCTCCCCGTCGAGCTGCCCCGCGGGGTCCGCGAGCTCCACGTGGCGTACTCCTACGAGCGGCCCGCCGTCCCCGCCGGCACCCAGGGCAACGCCCTCGACATCGGCCTCTTCGACCAGCGCGGCACCGCACTCGGCGGGAACGGTTTCCGCGGCTGGTCGGGCGGCGCGCGCAAGGAGTTCTTCGTCCGTACGGACGAGGCGACGCCCGGCTACGTCGCCGGGCCGCTGAAGGCCGGGACCTGGTACGTCGTCCTCGCCCCCTACACCGTGGCCCCGCAGGGGCTCCCGTACAGCGTCACGATCACCCTCCGGTTCGGCGCCGCGCCGCCGGCTCCCCGCCCCGTGTACCCGCCGGAGCGGGCCGCGGGCCGCGGCCGCGCCTGGTACCGCGGCGACTGCCACCTCCACACCGTGTACTCGGACGGGCGCCGCACCCCCGCCGAGGTCGCCGCGCTGGCCCGCGCCGCCGGCCTGGACTTCCTCACCGCGACCGAGCACAACACCCATGGCGGGCACGGCGCGTGGGCCGGGCTCGCCGGGGACGACCTGCTGATCCTGCTCGGCGAGGAGGTCACCACCCGCAACGGGCACGTCCTCGCGATCGGCACCGACCCGGGCACCTTCGTCGACTGGCGCTACCGGGCCCGGGAGAACCGTTTCGGGCACTTCGCGCGCGAGATCCGCCGGTCCGGCGGCCTCGTCGTCCCCGCCCACCCGCACGCCACCTGCATCGGCTGCATGTGGAAGTTCGGCTTCGGCGAGGCGGACGCCGTCGAGGTGTGGAACGGCCCCTTCACCCCGGACGACGAGGTGTCCCTGGCCGGCTGGGACGCGGCGCTCGCCGAGGGCCGCTGGACCCCGGCGATGGGCAACAGCGACGCCCACCGCGACCCGGAGCGGGTCGGCACCCCGCAGACCGTGGTCCTCGCCGACGACCTGAGCCGGAAGGCGATCCTCGCGGGGCTGCGCGCGGGCCGCTCGTACGTCGCCGAGTCCTCCGCGGTGTCCCTGGACTTCTCGGTGACGGACGGCCGGGGCCGTACGGCGGGCATCGGCGAGCGGCTGCGGGTGCCCGACGACGAGCCGGTGACGGTACGGCTGAAGGTGACCGGCGCCCCGGAGGGCGGCACGATCCGTTTCGTCACGGACCAGGGTGTGCTGCACACGAAGCCGGCCGCCGAGGGCTTCGCCGAGTGGTCGACGACCGCCGCGTACGCCACGTACGTACGCGCCGAGGTCCGTCACCCGGCTGCTCTGCCCCCGCTGCCGGGCGCCCTGGTGGCCTTCACGAACCCAGTGTTCCTGGAGGCCCGCTGA